From the genome of Tenrec ecaudatus isolate mTenEca1 chromosome 1, mTenEca1.hap1, whole genome shotgun sequence:
GGTACAAGGACAAAGAGTATGACCCGAGTGTTTGACTTTCTTCAGCTTATACCTTACCCAGCGGGCGAAGCCAGAGTGCAGGGGGCACCTCATCCCTATCCCAGACGTGGACCCCTGTTACAAGTTTTCCAGTCCTGGACGCAATAGAATGAAGCGCCTCTGTGATGTCCCAGCCCCGCGCTTTAGGAAGAACCACCCCCACTGCCTCCTTAGGCAGCACACCCCCTGGCTCAGAGCAGGCGCTCCAGGTGTGTGCAGGGAACGGAGAAAGCGCAGGCTGGCGGAGACAGCTTCTTACGGGGAAGGAGACGCTGAGGCCTCGATGAAGCTAGATACCAACCAGGTTAACTCACCAAACCCAGGCCCCCACACGACCCCAAACTCTGTCTCGGCCCCCAGGCTGTGGGAGAGTCATCCACCCACCGGTCACTAAGACTGGGGTGCTGGGTGCCCTCTGGCTGCAGCTGCCTCTGAGATCCTGGAGGGGGAGGAgagttggaaacccagagggggaggGGCTCTGGAGAAGCCCGTCATTGCAGATGGATCTAAAAATAGCCAGAGGAGGTGATGTCATCGGGTTCCCACAGCTCGGCACCCCcttctcacacacatacacagacacacacacactcacagacacagaTGCGCACAGACACAAGTGTGGGTATGCACGCGCACTCTCATAAGGGAGGAAGGCTTCCGGGTCCCAGGGCCAAGGGGGCAGGGAAGTctggtgagtgtgtctgtgtgtgcccgGGTCTGCATGAGTGTGATTGCATGTGCCTGCATACACACACTTGGGTACCTGTGcctgggtgcatgcatgtctgttcaCTTGTAGGTAATGTAGATGATGGTGTTACATGTGTCATCTGGGGACTACGTGCATACTTGCCTGCATGTATTCAGTTGTTGCATGGTGTGCCTGGGTCTCTCGATGATGTTTACATCTCTCTCTGTAATGTGTTGTAGACTGTCCTGTGTGTTCAGTGCGGGCCCCCTTGGGGCCCTTGAGCACCAGGGCAGCCACCTTCCAATTATGACCAGGTTCAGTCCTGCCCTCGTACCCTGAGAAGATACAGCCTCCAGCCAGCACTGACCAGGCAGGAAGTCTCAGTAAATTctctacccaccctccctcccctaagGGTTCCAGATTCAGATAAGCCTGAGAGTGGGTGGACACAAttcctttttccctcagaggtAGCAAGGGACAGGAGCCAGGCTTCCGGAAGCCCAGGGGGCCAGGCCAAAGGTTTCAGGGTTTATTCCCACCCCCCGGACCCCACCCGGAGTCGAatctggaagggcaatggaacacACACCAACCCACACACAAAGCCACTCAGGAGAGGCAGAGTTCCCCACAATGTTCCCAGCCACAGAGACACACTCCATAAAGACACACCCCAGAGAAACCCAGTTACACCCAATGACACACGGGCTCATACTcagaaatccacatggaaaaTCCCCAGGCCAGAGAATTTAGCACCCTCCCCACCTTTCTGGGTTCAACCACAGTCTTGGCCTGCCCCAAGCGTCCCAGCTTAGCTGCCAGTTCTGAAAAAGTGACCCAGGAAATGGCCTGGTCTCTTCTCAGTCTGTTTCTTATTCCCCCAACAGACCTTCATTTCTCTTATCAGGGGCCAGTGCCCCCTCTcccagagccctggtgccacagtagCTTGGCTGCCcaccaaaaggtcagcggttcaagctcaccagctacCCTGAGGGAAAAAGATGTGACGGTCTTCTTCCGAGTAgattgatagccttggaaaccctgttggggcatttctactctggacggtagggtcactgtgagttggaagtgacgcagtggcagtgggtttgatttcagTAGTCCGCTTGTGGTTTCAGACACCACACTTGGGCACACACACCTCCCCATTGACATCACAGGCATACCTTACACTCAGCCCAATGAAGTCTGAGCCTCATCCAGCCAGTCACCCTCTGCGCCTCCATGTCCCTCCCCAAAGGCCCGGCTCCTATACCTTGATCGGAGTGCAAAGCAGAAAAGCCCCTATGTCACAGGTCAAACCATGTGCTATGGCCAAAGGGAGAGAGATGGTGTGTTACTGGCTTTGTCCCGTCTAACTGGAATCCCTGCTGCTCTCACCAAAGTCCTGCTTGGGGGTGCATTCAGCCCCCCATCCGGCCCTCACACCCTGCACAGCCGGCTGAAAACACCTCAGAGTACAGAAGGCAGGTGGAGCAGAAACATCTGTATTCGTCCACTGTTCATCACCCATTGCCCCTGGGAGAGGCAGGCCCAGAGCAAGCTAAGTTTCTGGTCTTTCTAGAGGATCAGGAAGCTCCTGGGTTGACAGAGATGCTGGAGAACTGAAAAAATGAATAAGAGAGATGAGTGTGAGGAGGGCAACAGCTCTAGAAGCCTCCCCGAGCCTCTGCTGTCAGCTCTTCTAACTCCGAGAGGCCTGCCACGACTCCTCGGGCATCCCTTTGGGGCAGTGGTCCTTAGGATCCATTCTCTAGAAGATCCAGGCAGGGCCTCCAACAGCTCTGtgtggcccaggccagggccccATGGCTCACCTTGTGATGGGAGGATCCACACCCTGGTCATGGCAGCGTGGGTGCTGGTGTTGAGGCCAGCAGCCATGGTGGCGAGATTGGTGGCTGTAATGGTGGTAGCTACAGCTGGCCATTGGTTTTTTGGCCGGTACCTTCTGCGACTGCTCTTGAACATCCTGGGGCCTCGATTCCGGGGCTGACCCACACCTGGCCTGTGGTAAGGGAACCTAAAGCCTGGGGGCCGAGGGGCACGGACAAGATGAGAGGGCCCCATGACCACAGGGAGCTGCTACAGGTGCTGCTGGTCAGGGCAGCTGCTCGGACCTTTATTGACATAGGAAGTCTACATCAGAGTGGCACTCTTAGtcacaactgctgacctcaagccCCTCCCCAGGGGACAGGCTACCTCACAATCCTCTCCATGGAGCCAGCCCAACTGCCAGTCCGAACTTGGCCCCTTGGGAAAAGGAGCTCTGGGGAGGGGGTGAGAATGCCTCTCTTACTTTCTCATTCACCCACATGAACAACATTACCCACGCTTAGTCAGCACGTCCTTCGAGCTGAACATTTCACATGATTTCATTTCACAATCACCCTTTAGAAAAGTTCTATCATTTTTCCTATTTCCATCactaatccactgccatcaagtccatgccatcTCCTAGTGGCCCCAAATGGGTTtcagaagctataaatctttacgggagcaggcagcctcatctgggTCCCGAGGAGAGGAgcacctagtgggtttgaacaaccaaccttgtggctagcggtccaacacttacccaacagcaccactaaggcacctgattttatttatttatgtatatatggaaGCTATTTTATATAAAGTATTTTCTCTATAAAGCGCTTCATCGGAGGTACCATGAGATGAAGTCACAGAGGCAAGCAGGGGCTCAGAATCACGACCACTCCTTGCAGCATTGAAAATGCTTGCTGTTTTAcaaggaagagccctggtgtcacagtgggttaaacactggggtgctaaccagaaggtgggtggttcaaaaccaccaactactccaaGGGAGATGAATGaggcaacctcagaaaccctatgagcTGGTTCTACCCTGTGTTCTAGGGTctgactatgagttgaaatggaatcGCATGAACAACAGCAGTGGGGGGTGGGTATAGTCTGCATTTACTCATTCACTCATTTAGAAAATGTTCACCGAcagcttcatctgtcctggacaccTGAGCATAAATGAATGCTCTTCCTGAGAGGAAGAGAAAGTCTGGTGGACAATCAAGGAAAGGCACACCTACATTCCTCTTGGCTTGCAACAGGTGCCAGCCTTGGTTTGTAGGAGGAAGGAGAGTCCTGTCACGGAGTTGTTGTGAAACTttgcccttgcccctccccctctgcacctcagtcctctctctctccttcctcttctcATCTCATTGGAAGACTTCTTTACAGGAGATTGCTGGGAAACTATGAGGTCCTTACACCACTCCCCAGAGCGGCATACCTCCTCCACCCCTGCCACCTCAGTTCTAGAAAATGACCTGGCCCCCATCAACTCTAGCCACCATCCCTGTAAGCCCACCCGCCCTTGTTTCCTCTGGCCCTGACCAAGGCTTCCTCCCCAGCTCTTTCTGGAAGCCAGCCCCTCCTCTTCCTTAGGGACTTCATCTTGGTGGTTAAGATGTTGTACTTGGGTTGAATCCTGGCTCTGTCGCTTACAAATTGTGTGATCGTGGCAAGttacttcacctttctgtgtttTCAGTCCCTTCAATTTAAAATGAGGATTAAAAAGAGAAGCTATCTCATAGGACTGCCATGAAGGGAAGAGGGACTAAATATAGGTAACTTAATTAAAACATGATCTGCTCAAATGGTGGTGTTAGCCCATCTCTTTCAGGTCCCTTCAGCGGCCTCCTCCCatctacaaacaaaacaaaactctactTCCTCCACTCCTTACCCATATAATTTCTGACTCTCACTCTCTCCTCTCTGACCTTCTCAGTCTCTGGTCACTCCCATATTAATGTCCTAGAGTGGGTAGGGAATCTTCCTTTATGGCTCCATAACTATTCGGTTATGCAGACCAGGAAACGGAGAGTGGAAGCCAGGACTAAGAGACGTTCACAGGGTCACACAGCGAGGAAAGACCGAACCTGAATTCGAGTCCCGGTCTGAATGCCTCTAGAGGCAGAACTCTCCCAGTAGCTCTACCTCAAGTGTGTCAGAGTGAAAGAGAAAGGGGGAGGTAAGGGGGAAATCTTGGCCTGGAAGTGGGACAAACAGGGAAGGAAAGATGAATGAAGATGGGAAAAACAACACTTTTAGAACTGAGGGGTGTCTCCTTGGTTGGAGCCTGGTGCCACCTGCTGGCAGAAGGCGTGGGCAGAGAGGTCATAGAAAGGGGAAAGGAGGGtgcagggagaggagagagaaggggaaatTGAGGGTAaagatggggatcattttagggTACAAAATAAACTTCAAACACAATTAAATTAAAGGAGAACACTGATTTAAGTCTAAAATAGGAACAGACAAGACAAAGACATCAGGATGAGAGCGAGCCAATTAacacaggtctttttttttttttacttcatctTGCTTTTTGCTCCTTTTATATCTCGACACTTTggggacataatccacatatcatcgtGCAATTCgatagctcaatcatatcaagaagagttgtgcagtcatcaccacaatccattttagtgtattttcttctttctcgtgctccttgttattagctcctcatttcccctcagcctgccctccctacccccaagaaaccattggtCCCCTTACTGTCGCTGTAGATTTGCGATTTCATATGCCGAAACACAGACAAAAACAAAGAATCAaaagctaacaataacaaaagaggaaaaaaaacagttgaaaagaaatcagaaaacattagaaactagaacaactttaaaatgaatcaaagggAGCGCAAGGTTGGCTGTCAAGGGTTTGCAGCAAGTCATAGACTTGCAGAGGACATGGGAGAGCAAACGCAGGATTGTTGGCCGACTGATAGATCACAGTTACGGGTGGGAGGACAGCGGTGGGAACTGGACCATGGCTGGGACACTACACTATGCTAGACGgaagagtttccaagaccatgTCAGAGCCCTtggaccaccaggactccaggcCACATGACCCTTTCTCTCATTCCATTTCCATGAAGGccacacccaggcaagtccccGAGGTCTACAGGGAGTCTCTGGACCGGCTGTAGTATTGATGGTAATTCGATTACTAATGCCCTCTGCCTGAAGGCAAAATTTTTCACTGCTGGTTAATGGTCTGaaagaattcactggaggctggaTCTAGATGGAGAGTCAAAAATGGATGTGGACTTCCGCTGCAAAGTACAGCCCTCAGCAAACTAAGAAATGTCAGCTCTTGACTAGGAAGCTGGGGTTTTATAGATTGAGAAAATCTGAGAGAAGTTTGCTACTTGGAAGAGGGGGCAGAGGTTACCAAACTCTGGGGGTTTTCCCTtgaaaacgtgtgtgtgtgtgtgtgtgtgtgtgtgtgtgtgtgtgtgtgtgtgttagaggcaGAGAAATAGAGAAACATGTTCTCTTGTTCCTTTGTTGTTGCTGGGAGTCAGTCCACAAAAGAgttcagagtgtgtgtgtgtgtgtgtgtgtgtgtgtgtgtgtgtgtgtgtgttgagcacGTGCTCATGCAAGCTTGTGCACGCACTGATAAGTGTTTAAGAATCTGTGTTtgatgtgtgaatgtgagtgcctATGAGCATATGGAGTGTGTATGAACATATTAGCAGGTGTGAGAGAAGAAACCTGTGTACATTGCTGTGATGGAAGACACACAGAAGCTCTGGGGGGGGCTTGCCCCCCTCCAGGCCTCACATTCCAAAGACCAGGCGGGGCGTTGCCTCTGGTTGGTGTTGCcaggagggagctggtggctctgGGGACGGATGTCAGGCAGCAGGGGGCAGCAGGGGCCAGAGGAGGTGATGTACTGGCTGGGGTGGGGCGGGAAGGCGGGCAGGAGGAGGCCTTTAAAGCTGCTGGCCCGCCTGCAGGTGAGCAGTGGTGTGTGCGAGCCAGCCCTGTCCTCTGCTTGCCCACTCAGCGGCGGCTCCTCGGAGTTGTTTGTGGAGTTCGGAACCTCTGTTGATTCCTCTTCCAGAATCCACGCCACCGAGATCCCTGAACAGGTGATGGTGTAGGATAGGGACGCTCCTATGACGAGAAATCCACCTGGAAAGAGGTCCCGGGAGCTGGCAGGGTTACAGGAAGGGTTCCTAGAAAGGTGTGGGGTTGGTTTGGAGAAGAATCCAGGATGTAGAGGTGACAGGAGAGActtggagttggggtgggggtgggggtcaagcTTGGGGTGCCTGCGAAGGAGCCTGGAATATTAGGATCTCTATGTATTTGGTGCTGGCAGAGGACGTGGGTAATAAAGAGGGGGTCGGATGTCAGGATAGGGGTTGGAGTAAGTCTTGAGGTGTCAAAGTCCAGGTGCAGGAAGCTTGCTGACACAGGGGCTCAAGATGTTGGGGTCTGGCATGTCATGGTCGGCCTAGGTTGTGGGGACCCACTCACACATGTTTGCCTCTAGGAGCCACCATGCAGTGCTTCAAGTTCCTTAAGACCATGATGATCCTCTTCAATTTGCTCATCTTTGTAagtatggggaggggaggggtgcgcTCTGGGATCCCTACAAGAGTGTGTGAACTTGTGGTGTGGAGAATACTCTCCACAGACTGACGTTTCCCTCAAGTGGGGTGTGGCAGCTCCCCAAAAATAACCAGTTCTGAGCCCAGTAGCAGCCCACTTCCCTCTAGGAAGCTTCAGCCCAGGATCGGAGCAAGGTAGGACAGAGGCGGCTGGCCAATTGTCCCCTTTTCAGATGTTTTGGAGAAAGGAATGTGTCGGTAAAGAGGTGAAGGAGTTTGCCAAAGGTCACTTCATGTGGTGAGGAATTCCGCGGCCTCTGTATGTTAGGGAGCTGAAAGGAGACGCGCCCAAGGAAGCCAAGGAGCCCAGCGATGGAGCAGAGGGAGGGTCTACCTCAGGTAGCCCTTACTCAGTGACCAAACATTTACCAGCTTTTCCCTTCCCTTGAGAATCTCAGGTCCAGCAGGGCATAGGAACGATGGGAGCCCGTAACAGGGGCTAAGCCcagcctgtgggggtggggggaagatttCCTGGAGGAAAGCGCGGAGGCTGGGAATTTGTGCTCCAGTGGGTGGAGGTGAGGGCCTGTAAAACATGCATCAAAGCAGAGAAGTAATGAAACCAGATATGGCTCAGAAAGCCAGGAACAGGTTGCAGAGGGCATGTTTGAGGAAGCTGAGCAACGAGGCGTGAACCCTGGGATGGGGAGACCTAGACAAAGGACAAAGCTCTCAGAGGGTGGCCGAGGGCTAGAAGAAGGgacaagggagacagaggtcttGGAGACAGCCGATGCTCGATCGTGCCTTTGATAGGAGCAGCTGGGAGGGATCCCAAAGGCACTGTCTACCCAGCAGCCTAGCGGCTCAGGTCTGAGCTGGACACAGGTCTTTGAAAGTCGTGTGCTCAGAGCCGGTCAGTGAAaccatgggtgggggtgggagtactCTCGGAGAGGGAACTCTGGGAGATTGCCCCCGCCGATGAGGAATGAACGCAGAAATTGTAACCATGAAGGCAATGGAGAAGGAGCAGTGGGGAAAGGGGGGGAAACAGAGAGAAGACGTGTCAGAAAAGCTTAAGCAGGGTAAGGCTCTGAGGTTGTCACCAGAGATCCCAGAGCCACGGTAGAGTGCATAAATGAGCAACGAGAAGGTAGAGAGTCACACGTGTGTAAAAGGGTTTGGAGACATGGGACTGGGCCCGTAGACTTGACTCCGATGTAGTCTGCGCCTCAGCCTCTTTGGCTTCAAGGAGTTCCCCTTTATCCTTGCACCTGAAGGAGGCAAATAGGATCTTGGGGAGCTGAAGAGCAGGACTCTGGCCTGATGGGGTTAAAGGCAAATCCGGTTTGATTTCTGGCCCCAGTTGCCTAGACCAGGCCAGGCTGTTTAGAGCAGGGTAGGGCAGGCCTCGGGCTCCTTGAAATTTGACACTGCTGGTTGCAAGCCCAGCTAGCTCTTCTTAAGCAAACACGGGATCCAACCTAGTCCCGCCACCTCCCTCAGGCTCCAGCCTCGGTTTTTATAGCTGGGAAATGGGATCTGGCCACTGGGTCAACAAGGCTTTGCTCCAGGAGCTGAGGGAGCTAGGCAGTGACTTCTTGTCACGCGGCCATAGGGACACCTGTTTGGGATTTAGCAGGAGAGCCTCCAAGAGTAGCTCTGGCTCTACTCCCCATCCGGTCCCTTGATTTCTCCTTGTGAGGCAAAGGGAGGCCTAGGTTGACTAAGGGCAGGCTTGGAGTCAGACTCTGGAGAAGCCAGATGGGGCCTCCGGGTGACCGTTCCTTACTGCACTCTCCGAGGTAGGTTAGGAGCAGGTGTACACCTCAGCCACGCCTTTGTTGCTACGGTGACTGTTGCTCTATGCTAACCACCCCCCTCCCCGTTTATACCTAACAGAGATCAGAGAACAGAACTGTGTTGCTCCTGGCACCCATTGCATGAAAAGGAAATGGACTGGGTCCTCACCCGCTGCTTCCATTCCCAGCTCTGTAGCAGGAACCTGGAAGGAGTGAAAAAGAGCCCCGCCTCTCCCTGCACCATTGTGGACATTTCTAGAACTCCTAATCCCATCCTCACCTGCCCAGGTGTACAGCCTGGTGCTGACCATGGGTGGGTGACCCAGTGCCCACCTTTCTTGCATTTGCCCTGCAGGAGGAGTTTCTAGCCTCCTTAGCCTTTAtcttaaaaagagaaacaaacccactgccatggactcgAACCTGACCCAGAGAGACCTGATAGGGCAGagaggaactgcccctgtaggtttctgagactgtcagtcttactGTTAttattctgagactgtcaatcctgATGGAAATAgagaaccttgtctttctcctgaggagcagctatcggttttgaactgctgactagaggttagcaacccaaggcttaacccactatgctgccagggctcctgttagCCTACGAAGAGGAAACGTGTTAGGTTCCCATCTCCCCGTCTCAGTTGTATGGCAGGGAGCTAGTTGTTTCAAGGCCTACCTTCTCTGTCCTCAGCTGTGTGGTGTGGCCTTGCTGGCTGTGGGCATCTGGGTATCGGTGGATGGATCCTCCTTCCTGAAGATCTTCGGGCCGCTGTCATCCAGTGCCATGCAGTTTGTCAACGTGGGCTACTTCCTCATTGCGGCTGGCGCTGTGCTCCTTGCTCTCGGGTTCCTGGGCTGCTACGGTGCTCAGACGGAGAGCAAGTGTATCCTCATGATGGTGCGTCAGACCCAGCTCCACAGGCCTATGACCGAGGCTCAGTGGCccctcacccttgacctcaggcccTGGGAATCCCCAAATCCTACTCAGGAATCCTTTTGCCCTGTTTTCACACAGGGGgacggggatggggtgggggtgggggatgggaccAGACTGGGGATAAGGAGGGCACAAAAGATTGTCTTCCTAAAACACAGacccgttcccccccccccccagttcttcTCCATTCTCCTCGTCATCTTCATTGCTGAAGTCGCAGCTGCTGTGGTCGCCTTGGTCTACACCTCGATGGTGAGGTGCTGGGATGGGCAAGGGAAGCGTATTAGGCAAAAGCCCGGAAGTGACCATGGCCTGTGAATGGCCACCTTTCCCTATCCACCCCTAAACACTggcctgtccccacccccaccccacccccaggctgagGAATTCCTGACGTTGCTGGTAGTGCCTGCCATCAAGAAAGACTATGGTCAGCAGTCGGACTTCTCCCAAGTGTGGAATACCACCATGGAAGGGGTAAggtgggctggggaggatctgaggGGTAGAGGGAAGGAAGCAAGGCCCCTACTGACTCCCTTCCCTTCTTGTCTCCAGCTCAAGTGCTGTGGCTTCACAAACTACACGGACTTTGAAGACTCTCCCTACTTCAACGAATACCATGTCTTCCCCCCTTACTGTTGCCAGGActacagcacagccagtgtgcccTGCACCAGGGAGAAGGCCGAGGCCGATCATGTGGAGGTGTGGAGCTGCCATGGATGGGTGTAGATTTCATTCCTGGCCAGAGGACCAGGATGGGGATGGAGGGACACCTGCTAACTCTAGATGCTCTACTCTCTTCCCCCAAGGGTTGCTTCAAACAGCTTCTTCATGACATCAGAACCAATGCGGTCACCGTGGGTGGTGTGGCTGCTGGAATTGGAGGCCTGGAGGTAAGGGGATGAGGGGGGTGACTGGGGCTGGGTGAGTCCCACCAAGCCTACGGCTGGAGGCTGTTTGTCTCACCTCTGAGGCCTCGCTGGAGAAGGCACTCCATGTAGGAGGGTGATTGGGGAGCCCGGGACTAATGCTTCAGGAGCCAGCCACCTGACCCAGTCCCTTCACTTCTGGTTCTTCCCTCCTCAGCTGGCTGCCATGATCGTGTCCATGTATCTGTACTGCAATATGGACTGAGCCTGCTTCTGCTGCCGTCTCATGGCCACTGGAATGAGGCTCTCAGGCGCTGCCAAGCAAGGGTGGGGCCGGATCTCACACTTAGCTGGGCCACAGTGGACCCAGCCTTGCTGCTCTGAATTTGGGACTTGATCGGGACCACTCCTTTCAGACTGACTATTCCTTCCATTGGTAGGTCGGGGCCCACTgctctcagaacctctaaaccaCCCAGTTCTCCTGCTGTTCCTGTACTGTTCCTTAGATCCTTGACACATACCCCCTCTGGGTAGGGGCCCCTCGTGGTGATCCCAGAATGCTCCTGGGGGATGAGAACAGGTGCCCCATCATCCAGGCGTATGTGAAATCAGCTGAGCCAGCCAGCGGTTGGGTGGGACTTCAGGAtttataaaacaattaaaatatttttatttgaactTCTCTTGTATCCTTGGGAAGAGGGGTCGCTGGAGGGCTGGTGACTGGGGAAACACCTGGGAAGGCAGCCAAAGGGGTGGGGTTGGGTAGGTTCTCTCACCTTCCGT
Proteins encoded in this window:
- the TSPAN1 gene encoding tetraspanin-1; the encoded protein is MQCFKFLKTMMILFNLLIFLCGVALLAVGIWVSVDGSSFLKIFGPLSSSAMQFVNVGYFLIAAGAVLLALGFLGCYGAQTESKCILMMFFSILLVIFIAEVAAAVVALVYTSMAEEFLTLLVVPAIKKDYGQQSDFSQVWNTTMEGLKCCGFTNYTDFEDSPYFNEYHVFPPYCCQDYSTASVPCTREKAEADHVEGCFKQLLHDIRTNAVTVGGVAAGIGGLELAAMIVSMYLYCNMD